One segment of Arthrobacter sp. MMS18-M83 DNA contains the following:
- a CDS encoding ABC transporter permease, with protein MSTLTGGHSATEAARERTFGPLYSRNALAVVARGLMAAKSSTWLILVSGFFEPVLYLISMGVGLGPIVGTVAGPGGQEISYAAYIAPALLAVSAMNGAVYDSTWNVFFKMNFAKLYQGMLYTSLGPLDVAMGEIFLALLRGLLYATGFTAVMAVMGLIKTPWAILVIPASVLIAFGFASFGMGITSFMKTFQQMDWINFFMLPMFLFSATFYPITVYPQYIQWLIQAMPLWHGVELLRQISIGSFSPATAVHIAYYLVMIALGIMLTTGRLRKLFLK; from the coding sequence ATGAGCACCTTGACCGGGGGCCACAGCGCTACAGAAGCAGCCCGCGAGCGAACGTTCGGCCCGCTGTATTCCCGCAATGCGCTTGCTGTTGTGGCCCGGGGCCTCATGGCGGCAAAAAGCAGTACCTGGCTGATCCTGGTGTCTGGGTTCTTCGAGCCGGTGCTGTACCTGATCTCCATGGGAGTGGGGCTGGGCCCGATCGTAGGCACCGTGGCCGGACCTGGTGGCCAAGAAATCAGTTACGCGGCCTACATTGCGCCGGCGCTTCTGGCGGTGTCCGCCATGAACGGCGCAGTCTACGACTCCACGTGGAACGTCTTCTTCAAGATGAACTTCGCCAAGCTGTACCAAGGCATGCTCTACACCTCCCTTGGGCCTTTGGATGTAGCCATGGGGGAGATTTTCCTCGCCTTGCTTCGTGGACTCCTGTACGCGACCGGCTTCACCGCAGTCATGGCCGTCATGGGCCTCATCAAGACGCCGTGGGCCATCCTGGTCATCCCGGCGTCCGTGCTGATTGCTTTCGGCTTTGCAAGCTTCGGCATGGGCATCACGAGCTTCATGAAGACTTTCCAGCAGATGGACTGGATCAACTTTTTCATGCTGCCCATGTTCCTGTTCAGCGCGACGTTCTACCCGATAACCGTCTATCCGCAATACATTCAGTGGCTCATCCAGGCGATGCCCCTGTGGCATGGCGTGGAGCTCCTGCGGCAGATCAGCATTGGCTCCTTCAGTCCGGCCACGGCAGTCCATATCGCCTACTACCTTGTGATGATCGCACTCGGCATCATGCTCACCACGGGACGGCTACGCAAGCTCTTCCTGAAATAG
- a CDS encoding ABC transporter permease, protein MADAQLPTADHPLRAHSPAVSASRARRWGSFFYAEQALRVMRGYGWSVFLYSVGQPVAYLFAMGIGLASLVDANRTAVFGGVSYLAFIAPALLVSSAVMTASGDFSYPIMDGFKWRRVFYGPHASPLVPQQIAAGHIMASTLKFLVQSVVYFVIVAMFGASPSPWGWVSAVVATVAGLSFGLPLMAYASSITKDSGQFALVQRFVVVPLFLFSGTFFPLDSLPLGVRWIGWISPVWHGTQLGRVFTYGLEESPVLTLTHVLFLLGAVAAGWTLTRRQFVKRMGA, encoded by the coding sequence TCTCGGCCAGCCGGGCGCGGCGCTGGGGATCGTTCTTCTACGCCGAGCAGGCCCTTCGTGTGATGCGTGGTTACGGCTGGTCCGTGTTCCTCTACAGCGTGGGGCAGCCGGTGGCATACCTGTTTGCCATGGGCATCGGGCTGGCGAGCCTGGTGGATGCGAACCGTACGGCGGTGTTCGGCGGTGTGAGCTACCTGGCGTTCATTGCGCCGGCATTGCTCGTCTCATCCGCGGTCATGACGGCGTCGGGGGACTTCTCGTACCCGATCATGGACGGCTTCAAGTGGCGCCGGGTGTTCTACGGGCCGCACGCTTCTCCGCTCGTTCCGCAGCAGATTGCCGCGGGCCACATCATGGCCAGCACTCTGAAGTTCCTCGTGCAATCCGTGGTCTATTTCGTCATCGTGGCCATGTTCGGTGCCTCGCCGAGTCCTTGGGGGTGGGTGTCGGCGGTGGTTGCCACGGTGGCCGGGCTGTCCTTCGGGCTGCCGCTCATGGCCTATGCCTCGAGCATCACCAAAGACTCCGGCCAGTTCGCCCTGGTGCAGCGGTTCGTCGTGGTGCCGTTGTTCCTGTTTTCGGGGACCTTTTTCCCGCTGGACTCGCTGCCGCTGGGGGTGCGCTGGATCGGCTGGATCTCGCCGGTGTGGCACGGTACGCAGTTGGGGCGCGTCTTCACCTATGGACTCGAGGAGAGCCCCGTGTTAACCCTGACCCACGTCTTGTTCCTTCTTGGGGCAGTTGCCGCCGGCTGGACGCTGACACGGCGGCAGTTCGTTAAGAGGATGGGGGCATGA